The DNA region TTATGAGCGAAGGCACGCGTATGGCTGCGGAATTGTTTTCACCAAAAGGTAAGGATAATGAAAAGCTGCCGACGATTATCATGTGCCACGGTTGGGGTGGTACGGCGAAGGGTCTTCGTCGTGATGCGATCGTATTTGCACAGGCCGGGTTTTATGTGGTCGTCTTCGATTATCGTGGCTGGGGAAACAGCGATTCGAGATTAGTTTTGGTAGGTGATATGCCAAAAGCAAAAGACGGAAAAATGATGGCAGAGGTTAAAGAGGTGCGGGAGGTGGTTGATCCTATTGATCAGACTACCGATCTTCTAAATGCTATTCACTGGGCCGCGAGTGAGCCACAATGCGACGAGGACCGTATCGGATTGTGGGGTTCTTCCTTCTCAGGGGGGCATGTTGTCTATGTGGCTGCACGGGATCCTCGAGTTAAAGTTATCGTCAGTCAGGTCGGTTCTCTGGATGCCCGCTGGTCCCTAACACATCCTGAGGTGGGCCCGATGGTTTTCAAAGAAGGTGCGGCTCGCACACGAGGCAAACTTGATTACCCGGAACCGGGTGTAAAATGGGGTACCCTTACCGGTGTTCCTATCCTTGAGAAATTGATGCGTTATGCGCCCATTGAGGACATCGGTCGTACCGAGCATGTCGCCAAGCTTTTCATTCTGGCTGAGAATGAAGAACTGTTCGATAATAGAGAGCATGGGATTCTGGCCCATACGCGTGCAACCGGCGTAAAGAAATTGGTGATCATTCCTGGGATTAAGCATTACGGTATCTATAACGAAAAACGCCTGGAAGCTCAGCAACTCGCGGTTGATTGGTTTAATACGCACTTGAAATAGCGTTCCTCGTTCCGACCTATCGTGGCTTTGCAGAAAAAACTTTCACTGTTGTCTATAATTTTTCTGTTGTTGGCATTTGTCTTTCTGATGCCTTTTCGGATGGCAGGCGCGGATCGTGTGGTGAATGACGCCGCGATCACCGACGACAGCAATACCTCCGAATGGCTGGCTTATGGACGTACACATAGTGAGCAACGGTTCAGTCCGCTGACGCAAATTAATGATAACAATGTAGGCGAACTCAAGGTCGATTGGCATTTGGATCTGCCTCTGGATTCGCAATTGGTTTCGACCCCGCTCGTGGTCGACGGCGTCTTATATTTTGTAGGTCAGGTGAATGTCGTTCGGGCGGTAGATGCCGTCACCGGTAAACTCCTTTGGGAATACGATCCGGAATCGGGTAAAACAATTGGGTTAAAAAGAAAAATTGGTTGGTTTCATAACCGCGGATTATCCTTCTATGAAGGTAAAGTGTTCGCCGCTACCTGGGATGGACGGCTTGTTGCGATCGATGCCAAATACGGCAAGCTCGTATGGAGCACGCGCACGTTTGGACTGGATGAACCGCTTTATATTACCGGTGCTCCCAAAGCATTTAAGGGCAAAGTCGTAATTGGCAACGGTGGCGCAGACAATGGTCCAACTCGTGGATTTGTCGCTGCTTACGATGCGGACACGGGCGAGGAAGCTTGGAAGTTTTTCGTAGTCCCAGGGAATCCTGCCGATGGCTTTGAAAACGAAGCCATGGAAATGGCCGCCAAGACCTGGACTGGTGAATGGTGGAAACACGGTGGTGGAGGCAATGTCTGGCATGGTTTTACTTACGATGCTGAGTTGGAAACCCTCTACATAGGCACCGGCAATGGTTCGCCCTGGAATCAGAAAATTCGCAGTCCCGGGGGAGGCGATAATCTTTTTCTATCATCCATTGTGGCTCTGGATCCCGATACCGGAGATTACAAATGGCATTACCAAACAACGCCTGGCGAAACTTGGGACTTCAACTCCAACATGGATATCATGCTCGCTGATCTTACGATTGAAGGAAAGGCGATCAAAGCCCTCCTTCATGCGCCAAAAAATGGGTTCTTTTATGTGATCGACCGAACCACAGGAAAACTCATCTCTGCGGAACCGTTTTCTGAAATGAACTGGGCTTCGCATGTCGACATGAAGACAGGTCGCCCGGTTGAAATACCTGAGGCGAGATATCCAGACAATACCGCGAAAGTAATGCCTACACCAGCTGGCGCGCATAGTTGGCACGCGATGTCCTTCAATCCAATCACCGGCCTGGTCTATCTTCCAACCATACATTTGGGAATCACCTATTCTGACAAAGGTATCGATCTCAAAGGCTGGAATTCGGTCCCTTTTTATTCTGGTCCTGGAGTCAGAACATTTGATTACACCTTTTCAACGGGGAAAAATTACCCTGCTTCCCTGCAGGCGTGGGATCCGGTTAAACAGGAATCGGTTTGGAGCATTCCTCAATATCATACAGCCAGCCCCGGGACGTTAACGACTGCCGGGAATCTCGTGTTTCAGGGTCGGCCTGACGGACATTTCCTGGCTTACAATGCCAAGTCCGGAAAAATACTTTGGGACGTGGATCTTGGGCTTGGCATATCCGCACCACCGATCACTTATCGCATTAACGGACGACAATACATCGCATTGCTGGTAGGCTGGGGCGGAAGTTCATCAGGGGATGCCGGCGGCGCTTCCCTCGGGTGGAGCTATGGAATTCACACCCGTCAACTTATTACGTTTTCATTAGAAGGTGCCGGGAAAATCCCCAGACAGCCTCCACCTTATTATCCAACTCCGATTGACCTTCCGGATTTTGAACCTGAGATGAGTTTGATTGATCGAGGCCGTAGACTTTTTGGTATTTGCCAAGTGTGCCACGGAAACGGATACGCGGTAGCTGGAGGCATGGCACCTGATCTGAGGGCATCGCCCATACCGCTCAATGACCAACTGTTCGAAGACGTCGTTCGGCAAGGTTCAAAAATCGCACGTGGTATGCCAGCCTATGCCGAGTTCACTGATCACGATCTGAAATCGATCCAGCACTTCCTGCGTTGGACTGCGCGTGAAGCCGTGAAACGAGCAAGGTAAGTTTAAATCCTCCTCTTCCTCGTCCTCCTTCTTAACAACTCTTAATCTTCTTTCTGTATTTTTGTCTGTTTCTTCAGAGGTGAACGTCCGTCGCTGAATCGGCACTGCGAGGACGCAGTAGCCCAACCTTTATATTTCGAGGGGTAGGGCTAGACCATCCTTGGTCTGCCGCTTGCAGTTTGGAAATGAGTTTTTTCGATGAGATACCTGTTCCGCTAGCCCTAAAAGACCCGTTCAAAAAACCAAAGGGTTGCTACACAACCTGCCGCGTAACCGATCACCCGTGGCAACTTCTGTTCGATTCCGGTTTTTCCAAAGGAGTGGGCTACTTTTTTTATTAGGAACAAAACCGCCACGATCGGAATAACAAACAACACCTGGCCAACTTCGACGCCCACATTGAAGAAGAGCAAACCTGTAAGCAGCTCCTGGCCAGGCAGACCGACCTGATTGAGAGCGGCGGCAAAGCCCAGGCCGTGTAATAAGCCAAAGGCGATGGATATGAGGAAAGGAAAACGCCAGGTCAGGTTTTCCCGCCGTCCCTTGTATACTTCCACCGCCAGAAATACAACGCTCAGTGCGATCAGAGCTTCGATAGGCGGGACAGCCAGAATAACTACTTTCGTCGCTGAAAGAACCAGAGTAACAGAGTGGGCCAACGTAAATCCGGTAATGGTCGCAAGAATACGGCGAAAACTGCCAGCTATAAAAATAAGGCAAAGGACAAAAAGTAAATGATCGGTTCCGGCCCAGATGTGATGGACGCCCAATCGCAGATAATCCTTAGCTACGTTCGATTTGGTTTCAGCATCAGGAAATTGAAATTGATTTTCTCCAGGTGGGAATACCTGAGTATTTGTATGGCCTGATAAAAGGCTTACCCTCAGAACCGTCGGCAGAGCAGGTGGAGCCAGCGGGTATTGGATCTTTAGTGTTTTTCCACTTAATCCCTCATCACACTTCCATAATCGGAAGTTCATGCCCACTTTCGACGTGAGATCAAACTCAGAGCTGTGCCCGATAAGTGGAGAGTCACTACAGGTGCCGGAAACGATAAGTTCAGGCTGATTGAAGTCCGGAATGGATGGTGGAAGTCGCAAGCCCACCTGGTAATGTCCTTGCTCCAATTCTAAGATCTCAATGTAGACAGGTCGATTGTCGTCCCCGAAAGCTTCGTTAAGAAACCCCAACGCCCCACTAATCGCAACTAGACCGTATTTAATCCACCTCATGCGAACTCTACTTAAGCAGGCGTTCCTCCAATTCATCATCCAACTGAATAGAATAGTTATCCACCACTGTCTTTTCTATCTTACGCAGCTCCTCTTCCATTCGGTATTGAAACGCATCTTCTTCCAATCGAGTTTTTAGGTCTTCGAAAGCGGGCAAACTGTCTTCGTCCTTCTTCGTAAGCAAAACGAGATGGCTGCCATAGTTCGAATTAAACGGTCCTCTCCATTCCGTTTCGTTAGGATTGAGATCAAAGAGCTGCATTTGCA from Verrucomicrobiota bacterium includes:
- a CDS encoding acetylxylan esterase gives rise to the protein MMISFNLGLGPFSNNRGFLVVVLAASFICPGLGMLCAQDFDVPEDVTFRTDNIMSEGTRMAAELFSPKGKDNEKLPTIIMCHGWGGTAKGLRRDAIVFAQAGFYVVVFDYRGWGNSDSRLVLVGDMPKAKDGKMMAEVKEVREVVDPIDQTTDLLNAIHWAASEPQCDEDRIGLWGSSFSGGHVVYVAARDPRVKVIVSQVGSLDARWSLTHPEVGPMVFKEGAARTRGKLDYPEPGVKWGTLTGVPILEKLMRYAPIEDIGRTEHVAKLFILAENEELFDNREHGILAHTRATGVKKLVIIPGIKHYGIYNEKRLEAQQLAVDWFNTHLK
- a CDS encoding PQQ-dependent dehydrogenase, methanol/ethanol family encodes the protein MSIIFLLLAFVFLMPFRMAGADRVVNDAAITDDSNTSEWLAYGRTHSEQRFSPLTQINDNNVGELKVDWHLDLPLDSQLVSTPLVVDGVLYFVGQVNVVRAVDAVTGKLLWEYDPESGKTIGLKRKIGWFHNRGLSFYEGKVFAATWDGRLVAIDAKYGKLVWSTRTFGLDEPLYITGAPKAFKGKVVIGNGGADNGPTRGFVAAYDADTGEEAWKFFVVPGNPADGFENEAMEMAAKTWTGEWWKHGGGGNVWHGFTYDAELETLYIGTGNGSPWNQKIRSPGGGDNLFLSSIVALDPDTGDYKWHYQTTPGETWDFNSNMDIMLADLTIEGKAIKALLHAPKNGFFYVIDRTTGKLISAEPFSEMNWASHVDMKTGRPVEIPEARYPDNTAKVMPTPAGAHSWHAMSFNPITGLVYLPTIHLGITYSDKGIDLKGWNSVPFYSGPGVRTFDYTFSTGKNYPASLQAWDPVKQESVWSIPQYHTASPGTLTTAGNLVFQGRPDGHFLAYNAKSGKILWDVDLGLGISAPPITYRINGRQYIALLVGWGGSSSGDAGGASLGWSYGIHTRQLITFSLEGAGKIPRQPPPYYPTPIDLPDFEPEMSLIDRGRRLFGICQVCHGNGYAVAGGMAPDLRASPIPLNDQLFEDVVRQGSKIARGMPAYAEFTDHDLKSIQHFLRWTAREAVKRAR
- a CDS encoding HupE/UreJ family protein, with protein sequence MRWIKYGLVAISGALGFLNEAFGDDNRPVYIEILELEQGHYQVGLRLPPSIPDFNQPELIVSGTCSDSPLIGHSSEFDLTSKVGMNFRLWKCDEGLSGKTLKIQYPLAPPALPTVLRVSLLSGHTNTQVFPPGENQFQFPDAETKSNVAKDYLRLGVHHIWAGTDHLLFVLCLIFIAGSFRRILATITGFTLAHSVTLVLSATKVVILAVPPIEALIALSVVFLAVEVYKGRRENLTWRFPFLISIAFGLLHGLGFAAALNQVGLPGQELLTGLLFFNVGVEVGQVLFVIPIVAVLFLIKKVAHSFGKTGIEQKLPRVIGYAAGCVATLWFFERVF